In a single window of the Cydia pomonella isolate Wapato2018A chromosome 2, ilCydPomo1, whole genome shotgun sequence genome:
- the LOC133534677 gene encoding odorant receptor 49a-like isoform X2: protein MSSSAKEEFLAGMDYLSVITSRIFLYPFLGRSKTKLLCYYFICSLIIFASFQQFVFLCVSKLNSFLDIVNIAPNIGVCAMSVTKYIKVNSNKELYNLIFVHFRTDMWDIVSEKCQENVKILKRYQKIIHFITIWFVYYVVPLILIVTSFPILIMYYDNMVLGKELEHRYPFEAWYPFDKVKWYYAAYAWESFITGLVVCIYTFSDLINVSYVAYICLELKLLGTHLKELIGAEDIKQLKSSQNATAIHYKIRQKLRGYIIKHNFLANISSQLDIIFGDIMLVNYTFGSVFMCLTAFTFTVTDELYTTLRCFFFLISLVISMLNQCVIGQCSEQLTQALYDSKWTYGDRQTRQLVLMLIMRMQKPFQLTAKGYIAMNLDTFTTVLLSLSLSVSVSEMAAYARDRGYHLLIFILYLCS from the exons ATGTCTTCTAGTGCAAAAGAAGAATTTCTTGCCGGAATGGATTATTTAAGTGTTATCACTTCGAGGATATTTTTATATCCCTTCTTGGGCAGATCAAAAACAAAGCttctttgttattattttatttgctccCTAATCATTTTTGCGTCTTTTCAACAGTTCGTTTTTTTGTGTGTTTCCAAATTAAACAGTTTTCTTGATATTGTAAATATCGCACCAAATATTGGAGTTTGTGCGATGTCCgttactaaatatataaaagtaaatagtaACAAGgaattatacaatttaatatttgttcATTTTCGTACAGATATGTGGGATATTGTCTCCGAAAAATGTcaggaaaatgtaaaaatattgaaaagatatcagaaaattatacatttcatTACAATTTGGTTCGTTTACTACGTAGTGCCGCTGATTTTGATCGTTACATCGTTCCCGATTCTAATTATGTATTACGATAACATGGTCCTTGGAAAGGAACTCGAGCACCGTTATCCTTTCGAAGCCTGGTACCCTTTTGACAAAGTAAAGTGGTATTACGCTGCTTACGCATGGGAAAGCTTTATTACGGGGCttgttgtttgtatttacaCATTTTCAGACCTCATAAATGTATCGTACGTAGCTTATATCTGCTTAGAATTGAAACTTCTTGGTACCCATCTGAAAGAGCTTATAGGAGCTGAGGacataaaacaattgaaaagttCACAGAACGCTACGGCTATTCATTACAAAATTAGACAAAAACTAAGAGgatatataataaaacataattttttagcAAA caTCTCATCTCAACTAGACATTATTTTTGGAGATATAATGCTTGTTAATTACACTTTTGGATCCGTGTTTATGTGTCTTACGGCTTTTACGTTTACG GTTACCGATGAACTTTACACCACTTTGCGttgttttttctttcttatttcaTTGGTAATTTCAATGCTCAATCAATGTGTCATAGGGCAATGC AGCGAGCAACTAACCCAGGCTCTCTACGATTCCAAGTGGACCTATGGCGACAGGCAAACGAGACAGTTGGTCCTCATGCTCATCATGCGCATGCAAAAACCCTTTCAGCTTACTGCTAAGGGATACATAGCCATGAATCTTGATACGTTCACCACT gttcttctctcactctcactgagcgtaagcgtaagcgaGATGGCGGCGTAtgcccgggatcgcggatatcatttgttaattttcattttat acctatgttcgtga
- the LOC133534677 gene encoding odorant receptor 9a-like isoform X4, translated as MSSSAKEEFLAGMDYLSVITSRIFLYPFLGRSKTKLLCYYFICSLIIFASFQQFVFLCVSKLNSFLDIVNIAPNIGVCAMSVTKYIKVNSNKELYNLIFVHFRTDMWDIVSEKCQENVKILKRYQKIIHFITIWFVYYVVPLILIVTSFPILIMYYDNMVLGKELEHRYPFEAWYPFDKVKWYYAAYAWESFITGLVVCIYTFSDLINVSYVAYICLELKLLGTHLKELIGAEDIKQLKSSQNATAIHYKIRQKLRGYIIKHNFLANISSQLDIIFGDIMLVNYTFGSVFMCLTAFTFTSEQLTQALYDSKWTYGDRQTRQLVLMLIMRMQKPFQLTAKGYIAMNLDTFTTVLLSLSLSVSVSEMAAYARDRGYHLLIFILYLCS; from the exons ATGTCTTCTAGTGCAAAAGAAGAATTTCTTGCCGGAATGGATTATTTAAGTGTTATCACTTCGAGGATATTTTTATATCCCTTCTTGGGCAGATCAAAAACAAAGCttctttgttattattttatttgctccCTAATCATTTTTGCGTCTTTTCAACAGTTCGTTTTTTTGTGTGTTTCCAAATTAAACAGTTTTCTTGATATTGTAAATATCGCACCAAATATTGGAGTTTGTGCGATGTCCgttactaaatatataaaagtaaatagtaACAAGgaattatacaatttaatatttgttcATTTTCGTACAGATATGTGGGATATTGTCTCCGAAAAATGTcaggaaaatgtaaaaatattgaaaagatatcagaaaattatacatttcatTACAATTTGGTTCGTTTACTACGTAGTGCCGCTGATTTTGATCGTTACATCGTTCCCGATTCTAATTATGTATTACGATAACATGGTCCTTGGAAAGGAACTCGAGCACCGTTATCCTTTCGAAGCCTGGTACCCTTTTGACAAAGTAAAGTGGTATTACGCTGCTTACGCATGGGAAAGCTTTATTACGGGGCttgttgtttgtatttacaCATTTTCAGACCTCATAAATGTATCGTACGTAGCTTATATCTGCTTAGAATTGAAACTTCTTGGTACCCATCTGAAAGAGCTTATAGGAGCTGAGGacataaaacaattgaaaagttCACAGAACGCTACGGCTATTCATTACAAAATTAGACAAAAACTAAGAGgatatataataaaacataattttttagcAAA caTCTCATCTCAACTAGACATTATTTTTGGAGATATAATGCTTGTTAATTACACTTTTGGATCCGTGTTTATGTGTCTTACGGCTTTTACGTTTACG AGCGAGCAACTAACCCAGGCTCTCTACGATTCCAAGTGGACCTATGGCGACAGGCAAACGAGACAGTTGGTCCTCATGCTCATCATGCGCATGCAAAAACCCTTTCAGCTTACTGCTAAGGGATACATAGCCATGAATCTTGATACGTTCACCACT gttcttctctcactctcactgagcgtaagcgtaagcgaGATGGCGGCGTAtgcccgggatcgcggatatcatttgttaattttcattttat acctatgttcgtga
- the LOC133534677 gene encoding odorant receptor 67c-like isoform X1, which produces MSSSAKEEFLAGMDYLSVITSRIFLYPFLGRSKTKLLCYYFICSLIIFASFQQFVFLCVSKLNSFLDIVNIAPNIGVCAMSVTKYIKVNSNKELYNLIFVHFRTDMWDIVSEKCQENVKILKRYQKIIHFITIWFVYYVVPLILIVTSFPILIMYYDNMVLGKELEHRYPFEAWYPFDKVKWYYAAYAWESFITGLVVCIYTFSDLINVSYVAYICLELKLLGTHLKELIGAEDIKQLKSSQNATAIHYKIRQKLRGYIIKHNFLANISSQLDIIFGDIMLVNYTFGSVFMCLTAFTFTVTDELYTTLRCFFFLISLVISMLNQCVIGQCVSDHSEQLTQALYDSKWTYGDRQTRQLVLMLIMRMQKPFQLTAKGYIAMNLDTFTTVLLSLSLSVSVSEMAAYARDRGYHLLIFILYLCS; this is translated from the exons ATGTCTTCTAGTGCAAAAGAAGAATTTCTTGCCGGAATGGATTATTTAAGTGTTATCACTTCGAGGATATTTTTATATCCCTTCTTGGGCAGATCAAAAACAAAGCttctttgttattattttatttgctccCTAATCATTTTTGCGTCTTTTCAACAGTTCGTTTTTTTGTGTGTTTCCAAATTAAACAGTTTTCTTGATATTGTAAATATCGCACCAAATATTGGAGTTTGTGCGATGTCCgttactaaatatataaaagtaaatagtaACAAGgaattatacaatttaatatttgttcATTTTCGTACAGATATGTGGGATATTGTCTCCGAAAAATGTcaggaaaatgtaaaaatattgaaaagatatcagaaaattatacatttcatTACAATTTGGTTCGTTTACTACGTAGTGCCGCTGATTTTGATCGTTACATCGTTCCCGATTCTAATTATGTATTACGATAACATGGTCCTTGGAAAGGAACTCGAGCACCGTTATCCTTTCGAAGCCTGGTACCCTTTTGACAAAGTAAAGTGGTATTACGCTGCTTACGCATGGGAAAGCTTTATTACGGGGCttgttgtttgtatttacaCATTTTCAGACCTCATAAATGTATCGTACGTAGCTTATATCTGCTTAGAATTGAAACTTCTTGGTACCCATCTGAAAGAGCTTATAGGAGCTGAGGacataaaacaattgaaaagttCACAGAACGCTACGGCTATTCATTACAAAATTAGACAAAAACTAAGAGgatatataataaaacataattttttagcAAA caTCTCATCTCAACTAGACATTATTTTTGGAGATATAATGCTTGTTAATTACACTTTTGGATCCGTGTTTATGTGTCTTACGGCTTTTACGTTTACG GTTACCGATGAACTTTACACCACTTTGCGttgttttttctttcttatttcaTTGGTAATTTCAATGCTCAATCAATGTGTCATAGGGCAATGCGTAAGTGATCAT AGCGAGCAACTAACCCAGGCTCTCTACGATTCCAAGTGGACCTATGGCGACAGGCAAACGAGACAGTTGGTCCTCATGCTCATCATGCGCATGCAAAAACCCTTTCAGCTTACTGCTAAGGGATACATAGCCATGAATCTTGATACGTTCACCACT gttcttctctcactctcactgagcgtaagcgtaagcgaGATGGCGGCGTAtgcccgggatcgcggatatcatttgttaattttcattttat acctatgttcgtga
- the LOC133534677 gene encoding putative odorant receptor 85d isoform X3, producing the protein MSSSAKEEFLAGMDYLSVITSRIFLYPFLGRSKTKLLCYYFICSLIIFASFQQFVFLCVSKLNSFLDIVNIAPNIGVCAMSVTKYIKVNSNKELYNLIFVHFRTDMWDIVSEKCQENVKILKRYQKIIHFITIWFVYYVVPLILIVTSFPILIMYYDNMVLGKELEHRYPFEAWYPFDKVKWYYAAYAWESFITGLVVCIYTFSDLINVSYVAYICLELKLLGTHLKELIGAEDIKQLKSSQNATAIHYKIRQKLRGYIIKHNFLANISSQLDIIFGDIMLVNYTFGSVFMCLTAFTFTVTDELYTTLRCFFFLISLVISMLNQCVIGQCVSDHSEQLTQALYDSKWTYGDRQTRQLVLMLIMRMQKPFQLTAKGYIAMNLDTFTTICSTSYQFFNLLRTMYDPKAN; encoded by the exons ATGTCTTCTAGTGCAAAAGAAGAATTTCTTGCCGGAATGGATTATTTAAGTGTTATCACTTCGAGGATATTTTTATATCCCTTCTTGGGCAGATCAAAAACAAAGCttctttgttattattttatttgctccCTAATCATTTTTGCGTCTTTTCAACAGTTCGTTTTTTTGTGTGTTTCCAAATTAAACAGTTTTCTTGATATTGTAAATATCGCACCAAATATTGGAGTTTGTGCGATGTCCgttactaaatatataaaagtaaatagtaACAAGgaattatacaatttaatatttgttcATTTTCGTACAGATATGTGGGATATTGTCTCCGAAAAATGTcaggaaaatgtaaaaatattgaaaagatatcagaaaattatacatttcatTACAATTTGGTTCGTTTACTACGTAGTGCCGCTGATTTTGATCGTTACATCGTTCCCGATTCTAATTATGTATTACGATAACATGGTCCTTGGAAAGGAACTCGAGCACCGTTATCCTTTCGAAGCCTGGTACCCTTTTGACAAAGTAAAGTGGTATTACGCTGCTTACGCATGGGAAAGCTTTATTACGGGGCttgttgtttgtatttacaCATTTTCAGACCTCATAAATGTATCGTACGTAGCTTATATCTGCTTAGAATTGAAACTTCTTGGTACCCATCTGAAAGAGCTTATAGGAGCTGAGGacataaaacaattgaaaagttCACAGAACGCTACGGCTATTCATTACAAAATTAGACAAAAACTAAGAGgatatataataaaacataattttttagcAAA caTCTCATCTCAACTAGACATTATTTTTGGAGATATAATGCTTGTTAATTACACTTTTGGATCCGTGTTTATGTGTCTTACGGCTTTTACGTTTACG GTTACCGATGAACTTTACACCACTTTGCGttgttttttctttcttatttcaTTGGTAATTTCAATGCTCAATCAATGTGTCATAGGGCAATGCGTAAGTGATCAT AGCGAGCAACTAACCCAGGCTCTCTACGATTCCAAGTGGACCTATGGCGACAGGCAAACGAGACAGTTGGTCCTCATGCTCATCATGCGCATGCAAAAACCCTTTCAGCTTACTGCTAAGGGATACATAGCCATGAATCTTGATACGTTCACCACT